A window of Saccopteryx leptura isolate mSacLep1 chromosome 5, mSacLep1_pri_phased_curated, whole genome shotgun sequence contains these coding sequences:
- the COMMD3 gene encoding COMM domain-containing protein 3 isoform X2, translating into MELSEYVQKGFQMLADPGSFDSNAFTLLLRAAFQSLLDAQADEAVLDHPDLKHIDPVVLKHCHSAAAAYILEAGKQRADKSTLSIGRSLPHITDVSWRLEYQIKTNQLHKMYRPAYLVTLNVENTDSPSHPEISFSCNMEQLQDLVGKLKDASKSLERATQL; encoded by the exons ATGGAACTCTCGGAGTATGTGCAGAAAGGCTTCCAGATGCTGGCGGATCCTGGCTCCTTTGACTCCAACGCTTTCACGCTTCTCCTCCGGGCGGCTTTCCAGAGCCTGCTTGACGCCCAGGCGGACGAGGCCGTGTTAG atcaCCCAGACTTGAAACATATCGACCCAGTGGTTTTAAAACATTGTCATTCAGCAGCTGCAGCTTACATACTGGAAGCAGGAAAGCAACGAGCTGACAAATCAACTCTAAG TATAGGCAGATCTCTCCCTCATATAACTGATGTTTCTTGGCGTTTGGAATATCAGATAAAG ACCAATCAACTTCATAAGATGTACAGACCTGCATATTTGGTGACCTTAAATGTAGAG aaCACTGATTCTCCATCCCACCCAGAGATTAGTTTTAGTTGCAACATGGAACAATTACAG GACTTAGTGGGGAAACTTAAAGATGCTTCGAAAAGCCTGGAAAGAGCAACTCAGTTGTAA
- the COMMD3 gene encoding COMM domain-containing protein 3 isoform X1: MELSEYVQKGFQMLADPGSFDSNAFTLLLRAAFQSLLDAQADEAVLDHPDLKHIDPVVLKHCHSAAAAYILEAGKQRADKSTLSTYLEDCKFDRERIELFCTEYQNNKDSLEMLLGSIGRSLPHITDVSWRLEYQIKTNQLHKMYRPAYLVTLNVENTDSPSHPEISFSCNMEQLQDLVGKLKDASKSLERATQL; this comes from the exons ATGGAACTCTCGGAGTATGTGCAGAAAGGCTTCCAGATGCTGGCGGATCCTGGCTCCTTTGACTCCAACGCTTTCACGCTTCTCCTCCGGGCGGCTTTCCAGAGCCTGCTTGACGCCCAGGCGGACGAGGCCGTGTTAG atcaCCCAGACTTGAAACATATCGACCCAGTGGTTTTAAAACATTGTCATTCAGCAGCTGCAGCTTACATACTGGAAGCAGGAAAGCAACGAGCTGACAAATCAACTCTAAG caCTTATCTAGAAGACTGTAAATTTGATAGAGAGCGAATAGAACTGTTTTGCACGGAGTATCAG AATAATAAGGATTCCCTAGAAATGCTACTGGGAAG TATAGGCAGATCTCTCCCTCATATAACTGATGTTTCTTGGCGTTTGGAATATCAGATAAAG ACCAATCAACTTCATAAGATGTACAGACCTGCATATTTGGTGACCTTAAATGTAGAG aaCACTGATTCTCCATCCCACCCAGAGATTAGTTTTAGTTGCAACATGGAACAATTACAG GACTTAGTGGGGAAACTTAAAGATGCTTCGAAAAGCCTGGAAAGAGCAACTCAGTTGTAA